The DNA window atttatttgagagagagagagagagcacacgcagggagagtggcagaagcagactccccactgagcagggagcctggattcgggactcgatcccaggaccctgggatcaagacctgagccgaaggcagacacttaaccaactgagccacccaagagcccctgtGTTGTTTCTTATGACTTCATCTGAATCTATAGTTATCTCAAAATtataagtttaatttaaaatacacatatgggggcgcctgggtggctcagtcattaagcgtctgccttcagctcagggcctgatcccagggtcctgggatcgagccccacatcaggctccctgctccgctgggagcctgcttcttcctctcccactccccctgcttatgttccctctctcactggctatctctctctctgtcaaataaataaaatcttaaaactaaactaaactaaactaaactaaaatacacatacaaatgTGTCTATAGGAACACACATTTTCATTCCTGTCTCAGACCCCAGTATGGCTCTGCACAGCACTGCTGGGCTCTTGATACGCATTCCATCTCGGCTCTTCTCCGTGACTTGCCCAATACAGTATGGGGGTACACCGTCTCACTGCAGAACAGATTGTTTAAAGACAAAACTCTTCTGGGAAATCTGGGCTCTGAATACATCCAGCCTTCTAACTCCTCCATCTCTACGTAAGGTCCCAGGATTTCTTAAGTCACCACAATCAGCCAGGATGTTTGTCTCAACGCTTACTCCTGGGTCTAGAGGATTAGAATTTGAACCGGCTCCCTAAATGAATTCCAGTACAACCACGAGGGCTCAACTTTGTCTGAAGTCATGATTTTCTGGAGAGGCACAAGGAGTTCCCACACTGGGATATTCTCTAAAAGGACTTTCTGAAAGGGAAGAGGCAAAGTGGGGACTCCTGTGCCTGCCCTGGCTCCTGCTCCAGTGAGGATGCAGAcaccccccgctccccccccccccccacgcgcGCCCTGGGCCATTGGCTGGGAGCTCACCGCAGTGTTTGGCTCAATGAGGCGGTGCTGCAGTTTCTGGGCATCTTCCCATTGCCCCGTGAGGCAGAGTCGCTCCAGCTGGCACACCTGAGCCCCCAGGACATTGGCCAGGGCACACACGCCCCccacagctcctgccccagagTAAGATGCAGAACATCAGCCAGAGCCCCTTCTCACCAGCAATCCCAAACCCGGTGCCCCCGCACCTCTTACTCTGGGGAGAGAGGATGTGGATTTCTATGCCACGGCTTGGCCATATCCAAGGCATGCTCTGGGAGTCCAGAGTACAGATTTCCAGAGAGAAAAGCTGCCAGCATATTTGCAGCAGAATCCCACAGGCAGAAGGTCAGGGAACAGAACCTGAAGGCTAACTCAAGGACAGttcctcccctgcaccccccaaCACACCTCCCAGAGTAAAGTCCCACCTGCCAAGTTGACACCTCCACGATCCTCTAATAGCCCCCTGACTCATCAGTCCGGGAAGGGGGTGGAGTGGACGGGAAGCCTTTGCTCTTCTGAAATCTTATTCCCCCCAGTGAATTCAGTCTGGGAcggcgctgggggtggggggcaatggaAAAAGCCCAGGACACAGTCCGGAGACCAGGCATTTCCTCCCACTGGCAGCATGAACTTGCACGAGTCATAGACCTCTCAGTTCTCTTTGTTCTCATCTGGGCAATGAAAATGGGCTGGCTGTGATCTCGGGAGGCCTTGCCACTCTGCCAGCCTGCGATGTGATTCTAAGGCTAGTTAGGGGTGACCCTAAGCACAGCGGCCTCAAGACTGGAGAGTGGGAAATTTGGAATGAGCTAAgatagctaccatttactgatCCCCCCTCTATGCCAGGCACCGTGCAGACACGCGGCCAAGGCTCTCACATTCTCACGACACCTCCCTGCTTTGCGGAGTAGAAGCTCAGGCCCAGCGAGGCTGAATACCCTGCCCAGCAGTACTCGgtaagcagcagagctgagattccAGCTCACATCTCCCCGCCTCCAGGGCCCCTGCTCTTTCCATCTACCCCACCTGCTGCAATGGGTCCCCGCTTCTGCCCTTGCACTTTGGAGACAGTGATGTGGCAGAAGTGAGATGTGCAAGGACCCAGACAGCAAGCCAAAGTCTGTGGAGACCAGAGGAGAGGAACCAGCATTGCCCCTCGGCACTGGACAAGTAACGCAGATCGGGGCTTGCTGGGGCTTCAGCCGAAGGGAGCAGATGCTTCCTCTCATCCCTGCTCCAGGGCTCAAATCCAACCTGAACCCAAGGAGCCTGACCCACAGCAGACAAGCACGGTTGGTTTAATGGTGACATTCCTAGGACCCTGCACTGGGACAGAATCAGGCAGCTGAAgatccccagcccagcccttaGGTGTTGACAGTTCCTTCTGGCCAGGCACCAGGGTAAAGGGAAAACAGACCCCTGGACCAGAGGAAAGGCCCCAAGGCCTCTATCCTCAGAGAATGATTTACAAGGCAAGATTAGAGGAACTAAATTAGTTAACTATGCCAGGAGCTCAGGACTTAGAACAAACTTCAGGCATCCCTGCTACAGCCCAAGGATTATACATGGCCACCCTCTTCTACCCAAAAAGGTCACTTGTAAGCACCAAATATTCAGACAAGTGAGCAGCGTGCTGGACTTCTGAGGTTTCCAAGCAGGCAGGCTGGCAAAAGGACCCTGCAGACCCAGACCCAGCCCTGGCTCTCCCACCCACAACAGTGTGAGAGCAGCAGGAGGCCTACCCACGGCATAGCTGGCCAGCAGGAAGCCAGCCGACCCAGCCAACACCTGGAAATCCTGCCTCCTGGTCTTGTGAACCATCAGGCCCATCCTGGTCACCTGCAACAGCAAACCTGTGTGAGAGCTGCGCCCAGGGCTTCAACACCGAGCGAGACGGGGGCTGGGCAAGGGTGCAGGAATGAGCGCCCCGGCTCCAGAGAGCTGCCCCAAAAGTTGGACAAAGCCCCAGAGAGCCCACACAGTGGGAAGAACCCAAACAGCAGCCTAGGACCAAAGCGGGTCCCAGAGCCACCCTGAAGTTGATAGCCTCggagaagaggaaggagcccCAACCGGGAGCCGCTCCACTCACGTCGCCACCACTGTCCTTGATGCCCACAATGTTTGGGTGCTGGGAGAGCGTGACCACTGCATCCATGGGCAGGTCCAGCCCCGTGTTGGCTGGTACACTGTAGAGCACCACAGGAATTGGGGAGAGATCAGCGACCTgaggggggcagagaaggggaagagggagagggcagcTGCCCCAGGCCCGAGGAGCCCGAGACACTGCCCACCACCGCCAGCTCCGGGCCTGGGTCACTGCGGGGCCACCTGCATGGGCCCACCGCCTGCACTAGGAGTCACAGCGCTCTGTTCCTTGCTTgtaagcaataataataatatttcatgaatgctttctatgtgccaggctcagTTCTAAGTCCTCTGTATTTTGGTGGAACTGGGTCCTCACAACTTCCCTGTAAGGAAGATACCATCATTCCTCCCATCTGAGAAGTGAGGAAAACAGCCCCACAGCGCGGTTGGGCCAGTCGCCCAGCGGCATCCCTCCCCAGTCCCACAGCTGCCATTCATGGGAAGTAGGCTCACCCCTCGGCCCCCAGCTTCCCTGATTCTTCTCCCCAGGCAGCCTCCTCTCCTCATCCAGCCTCCTCTCTGTCCCAGGCCCCAAGCCCATGCCCACGCCTCACACCCACCTTGGTGTAGTGGTGAATGAGGGCTGCACTGCTCATACGGCCACGATAGTAGCAAGGGGTCACCACGATGGCGGCGTCAGCCCCAACCTGGGCCATGCTCACAGTCATCTCCACGGTGGCTTGAGTGGctagaggaggaaagagggagtcTTCCCTACAGGCCATGGCGGGTGAGAGCAGGATGCAGAAGGGCAGGGCTAGGATCCCAGGGCAAGCAAGGGGTTCAGAAGAGACAGAACCAGTAGACTGAACCAGCTCCAGGGCCAAGGAGCCTggctccccactcccagccccctccAAGCACCCCCAAAGCCCAGAGCACTGTGGCCTCACACTCGCAGCCAGAGCCGGCTAGCAGGAGTTTGTCCTTGGACATGGCCTGGCGGACTCGGCTCACCACCTCCAGCCGCTCACTGCTGGTCAGGAAGGGGAACTCGCCATTGGAGCCCTGGACCACGAAGCCTGCAAGAGAGGTCCCATCACAGTCAACGCCTTCCCATCCTCTACGAACAACTGCGACCTTGGTGTTACATGCACCCAGGTTCCTGCCTCCCCAACGCCATAGTTTTTCACACGATTCCTTCCCGGCTTTGTCCTAATGCAGGCAGAATGTTTTACCCAGTCATGACGGCAGTGTCCACACCATTTTTCTTTGTGCTAGTGAAATAGTTTAGCTATACCCAAAGGAATCCATAATATAAGCCACAGGTGTGTACCCAGCACACACGGCAACCCTCCCCTGAtcacctcctttccttcctcttcttttcttctttctccgaTTCAGGTGTCATCGTTCCCATTCATGTCTTTATACCGTTAAGACATACATATTGACCCATAAAGATATAAGATGGTTTTTTGCCATTTTGAGCTTTATGGAAATGGAATCAAGCTCCTACAAGCTTCTGCGGTTTGCTATTTTCGCTCAAGATAATGTTGTGAGCTTTGTCCATAGCAGTACACAGTTCTGATTCATTCATTGTAATCGCTATAGCATATTCTATTGTGAAGTTAGACTACAATTTAGTTTTCACTCTCCTTTTGGGGACATTTAGAATGTTTCCTTAGTCTTGCTATTACAAATCATGCTGAAACAAACATGTCCCATAAAGTCTTCCGTGCCCACGTCTGAGCTTCTCTACAATTTGCTTGGGGGTAAGTGCTGAGCCACAGCTATGTGCATCTTCACGTGCCAAACGTCTGCCTCAGTAGCCAGTTCGGACCCCGTCAGCTCATGGAAAGGTCTGTTAGTGTTCATCCATCCGACACTGGGTGTTGTCAGAATCAAGTTTTGCCAATTCTCTGGGTGGAAAGTGACATCTCATTACTTTATTTTGCATCTTCCTGTTTGACCGATCATTTGAGAGGTTTCTAACACCAGGGAAGGTGTCAACCCTTTTATATCGCAGAACTGATGCTCTGTGGCTGGATCTGAAGGGAATGTCAGCAGAACAactttccttcctgcttctttcattttctttcctcttcttcctcctctccactcCATTCCATTCCAAAACCATTGTTCTGAAATAGTTGACAAATACAGCTAGGACACAACAAGATTACTAATAAATAGGAGACCacttgggagaaaggaaaggaaagaaagctgggggGCGATACTGAGCTACAAAACCCCTGCCACGCAGTTGAGAGATGGCCGACAGTCTTTGATGTGGAGCTTCCTGACAGTCAACGCCAAAAGGGAAATGTGATCAGCTGACAGATATGCAGAACTCAAGATAAAAGCAAAGCAGCTGccccagagacacagagaatTTCCTGGCATTGGGACCAAGAGAGACTGTTCCAGTGAGTCATCCTTAGGGGACACAGTGTGATGTAGAGTCAACTTTTCACCACAAACCTTTTTCCATGCTGTTCACGACACCATCAGATTCCACGGAGCGGATTGCCAGAATGGCTCACTGGATATTTAGCATTTCCCCCCACACACTTTTTTGCCTTGGTAACATTGCAGGGAGCATCTTGAGGCAAAGAGTTTTTGGCTTGTGTTGCGTGGCCTCCTCGGGATCCATTTCTCCATGTCAGGCCAGGAGCCTCCTTCTGTCTAGTTACAAAAGGTGCCGATGCTTTCCCAGCGGGTCACCCCTATGTGTGGGTCGCCAACCCCAGAGAGGACTGGACCAGCACCTCTACTTAGAGGTCAGGGATTCTGAGATCGAACTTTTGCCACTCCCTCTATGGAAACGCCTCCAAAGacatccccctccctccccaaccccagctgccaccaccaccctggAAGGGGGCCAGGCCATTGGGACTGCTCCGGCCACTTCTTCAGCCGTGTTCACTCATCCCCAAGTCCCCCTTCATTCTGGTGGCTGGTTCCAGGGGCTCCTCAACAGTAGGACAGCTGGGTCTTGTGCTCTCAGAGGGGAAGCAGGCCCCTGTGCCCAAGACTCCTGGCGGCCTCACCCTTGTCTCAGAGAGAAGCGTGTGACGAAGGCCTGAGGAAgacaggccaggctggggaggagggaatcTCACAGAGTCAGCGAAGCAGTCAGACCCAATGCCCCTCTGGCTTTTGAGCAAGTTACATCATGTCTCTGAGTCCCCATTTCCTTTTCTATGGGATGccaataaaaacatttcattccTACCTCATAAGGCTACTTTAAAGTCCCAAACAAGAAAATGCACAAGAAAGCACCTTGGAATCTGTGAATTGGTGCTGCAAAGAGCCCCCTCTCTCTCCGGGGTGGGGTGTCCAGTTCTGGGCGTGATGTGCCCCCCCGCTGTAGAGAGGGGActagaggaggggcagggccagggtcccGGATGGGCCAGGGAGCGAAGACAGTAGGTGATGGAGGAGCAGTGCGGTGGACTGGTCGGATGTGTAGGCTGTGAACTCAGAGGAGCCTGAGCGTAACTCTCAGCGCAGGCCCTTAGCAGCGATGAGCTCTTGGGCAAATGGCTTCACCAGACCTCAGCTTCCCCACGTGAAAAATGCGTACCACATTAGTGCCCTCCTTAAAGAGTTGCGAGACTTAAACGAGATACtatttataaagtgcttagatTAGAACCTAGCTGTTAGCTGTAATTACGATGGAGTCCGCAGAAAGTGCTCAAGCCTTACGTCAGGAGGGTGGCAGCTTGCCATCTGAGATGGAGGAGGATGGCTGCTGTGGGAGGGGAGGCTGCTCTCAGGAacctctcctgccccctccagctGCAAGACAAAGCGGCTTATTACAGAAGCTACTCTCCCTGGCCCCACAGTTATGCCCCATGGTTATGTGGCTGCTCTGGGGAGCCAGAGTCGCCTCGGGGAGAGGAATGGGTCTTTGGGGCTGGGGATGCACAGGGAACATGGTGACTGACTCTTACTGTGATGCCCCTTGACCCGTCATCTTTGCCACCTCCCCTGAGAAGTCTTCCTGGGATCCCTACACCAGACATCTATCCTCTGAACTTCCATCTCCTGTTCCTTGTCCTTCCCTGTGGCCTACCCAAAAATATACAGAGGTTCTCAGAACCcttccatctcccccacccccgcctgtaGGATTAGGCAACATTTCTCAAACTGGCCCCTGCGGTAAAATGAGGAAATGGGACTGAATGGTCTTCTAAGTCCTCCTGGGCTTTAAGCTTCGGAATCATGTTTCTGGCTGTTCCTCCCACCTTTCGCTCATGTCTAATGGCTCCCCTTCAGCCAAACTGTCAAGGTTCCCCAGACACAGTGTCACTATCCCGCCTCTatacctttgcacatgctgttcccttctgcctggaacacctCCCTCCCTGAGCTGCAGCCCCGAAaagcctttccttctccccctggCTTCTTCCCTTCACAGCATTTTGTTCCCCTTGCACAGCACTGGTCCTACTTTGCCCAGAATCATCAAGATCATGGATAACGTCCCCTCGTGTTGGCCTCCCCCATGACACCCAGTATGCAGTATGCTGCCCATCGAGGTGTGTGTTGACCATTTGTGgtacaaaagaaaaattgtccCAAACCCTGGCCTGGGGCAGAGCTTTTTTGCTTGATGTAATTGATAACCTCCCTCGGGCAGAAGTGGGCATTCCTGATAAAATGCTCAGGCAAGTTCCTGATGAGCTTCAGTGGAATTAAGCATTCATCCGGGAAACCAGCCACCCACACAGCTGACTCTCACGCAAGAGTCTAGTGACTGGGAAGCGCTCTTCTTTGTGTCTACTCAAACGATGACTTGAccatttgcttttataaaaatatccttACCAAGAGTTGATACTTGAGTTGGCCACTTAAAAGCCATTTTCCTTGCGGCACAACTGTAATGAAACTTCGACATTTTGaactactttaaaatttatagaaaagttgcaagaatagtacaGGGGATTTCCATACATCCCTCACCCAGCCCCCACCAATGACAATGTCTTACTTTAGCAGAATGATTGGAACCAGAGAATTAACACTGGTACAATACCAACTGCAATCTTTGAATTTTGTCAGtttgaaacttttttaaagattccaaatTCATCTTTACCCAATCTGAAATTTGatgcaataaaattttaataagggATTTAAGGTCTTCCAGATAAATGCATGCATTTCATGCATTTTTTACAATCACTTTCAGAAGCCGCACCTCACCACGCTTGCTTTTTGTCTACTTTGGCAGCCTCCAACTTTTTCTAGAGTGCCCGAATTTTTTCCCATTGATATTtttgttacaaaatattttattttttacttgattaattatatttaaagtaggccccacacccaacgtggggcttgaactcatgaccctgagattaagagttacatgctccaccagctgaggcagccaggcgccccttattttttttttttttaaataatctctacacccaacatggggctcgaactcacaaccccaatatcaagaattgcatgctccaccaactgagccagccgggcacccttgttatgaagtatttttttttttaagattttatttatttatttgacagagagagacagcgagagagggaacacaagcagggggagtgggagaggaagaagcaggctcctagtggaggagtctgatgtggggctcgaacccagaacgctgggatcacgccctgagctgaaggcagacgcttaaccaccgtgccacccaggcacccctgttatgaagtattttaaatttaaagtgtatatatgtgtatacacacacacacacacacacacacacacacacacacacacactagctttCAAATAACGTCACttattagtaattttaaaatattttagaatattcaaatactggggcacctggctggctcagttggtggagcgtgtgactcctgGTCTCGGgattatgagttcgagccccatgttgggtgtagagattacttaaaatctttaaaatagatagatagatagatagatagatagatgaattcAAATACTTCCAATTATGCCCCATAAATTCAATCAACAACATTTAGGGTGTTTGTAGATGTATCCATCTTTTGCAAGGATTCTGGGCACCTTCTCCTGGGAGTCTGAACACTGCTAAGTTCATAACTGATGCCAATGGTACATTTCTGTGTAAAGGAGCCTCTGGGAGTTAGACAGTGCTGTGTAAATGACTTCTTCCAACTTTCACGGGAGAGACAGCTGCCTCCCTTAACCCCCTTACTGGAAGTCACCCCTTGCCCCAGAAATGGCTTCCTGGGACCcaggaagaggaagcagggagagtCCCAGGCTTGAGGGAGGGCACAGAGAGTCAGGACATGTGATAAGAGGACAACGGTAAGCATGAGCGAGGGAGGCGCCCTGGAGAGCCACTGCATTGGCCTGAGGGGCAGCACACGGCAGGGACTCGGGGTCTGAGCCCTGGAGTCGGGCAGAGCTGCGCTCTAACTCCAACAACACCACTTACTGTCTATGCCCTGTCAGGCAAATAACATCTCGGAGCCTCAGGtgtctcatctgcaaaatggagataatgcaATACTGTCTCCATGGGACTGTGCTGTAACACTTAACACAGAACGTGGCAAtactaaaaactgaaaagaaaaaaaaaagggagctgCTGGTTGTACTAGTAATATTACTAATTAGTAGTACTAGCAGCAGCaacagccccagccccagccataGTATACGGCACAACAGCTCTGAAGGTAGGTGGGGGGAGGCAGTAACGGGGATCCCAGTGGCCCCAGAaagcaggtggggcagggagagagcacTGCAGTGCAGGAGGCCACACGACTTGGAGCAGCAAGAGACAGGGTGAAGATAACACCAAGAGGACGGGAGACACACACCCCACCTTGCCTACTAGCTTTTGAAAGcctgtctctccccccacctcctgacacctggctgcttcctccttccctggcc is part of the Ursus arctos isolate Adak ecotype North America unplaced genomic scaffold, UrsArc2.0 scaffold_7, whole genome shotgun sequence genome and encodes:
- the HOGA1 gene encoding 4-hydroxy-2-oxoglutarate aldolase, mitochondrial isoform X2, which codes for MLGRGVWSSVRQGLSRGLSRNVGGWASGEGRKVDIAGIYPPVTTPFTATAEVDYGKLEENLHKLGTFPFRGFVVQGSNGEFPFLTSSERLEVVSRVRQAMSKDKLLLAGSGCESTQATVEMTVSMAQVGADAAIVVTPCYYRGRMSSAALIHHYTKVADLSPIPVVLYSVPANTGLDLPMDAVVTLSQHPNIVGIKDSGGDVTRMGLMVHKTRRQDFQVLAGSAGFLLASYAVGAVGGVCALANVLGAQVCQLERLCLTGQWEDAQKLQHRLIEPNTASSVPIHPSCCMQHWPVSSY
- the HOGA1 gene encoding 4-hydroxy-2-oxoglutarate aldolase, mitochondrial isoform X1, with amino-acid sequence MLGRGVWSSVRQGLSRGLSRNVGGWASGEGRKVDIAGIYPPVTTPFTATAEVDYGKLEENLHKLGTFPFRGFVVQGSNGEFPFLTSSERLEVVSRVRQAMSKDKLLLAGSGCESTQATVEMTVSMAQVGADAAIVVTPCYYRGRMSSAALIHHYTKVADLSPIPVVLYSVPANTGLDLPMDAVVTLSQHPNIVGIKDSGGDVTRMGLMVHKTRRQDFQVLAGSAGFLLASYAVGAVGGVCALANVLGAQVCQLERLCLTGQWEDAQKLQHRLIEPNTAVTRRFGIPGLKKTMDWFGYYGGPCRAPLQELSPKDEEALRMDFTSNGWL